A DNA window from Halomicrobium mukohataei DSM 12286 contains the following coding sequences:
- a CDS encoding mechanosensitive ion channel family protein, translated as MLQGATPEPAPQPSTVAIIDEFVDGILASIPRLLSGLLFLVLAYLTIKLVLAVVRSVVDRLYRDEEQLIVDLVVTVVGIFLWFGATLGLLKVVGLGDVAASLGTASGFIGLGVAFALKEMIADTVAGVYLLQDEDFSEGDRVETASVTGRLVSIDLRKTRIETDDGNLVVVANRDVEKRWTRHARADEAAETDA; from the coding sequence ATGTTGCAAGGAGCGACGCCGGAGCCGGCTCCCCAGCCGTCGACGGTGGCGATTATCGACGAGTTCGTCGACGGGATCCTCGCGTCGATTCCGCGGCTGCTGTCGGGACTGCTCTTTCTCGTGCTCGCATACCTGACGATCAAGCTCGTGCTGGCGGTCGTCCGGTCGGTCGTCGATCGGCTCTACCGGGACGAGGAGCAGCTCATCGTCGACCTCGTGGTCACCGTCGTCGGGATCTTCCTGTGGTTCGGCGCGACGCTGGGGCTCCTGAAGGTCGTGGGACTCGGCGACGTGGCCGCCAGCCTGGGCACCGCCAGCGGGTTCATCGGACTGGGCGTCGCGTTCGCGCTCAAGGAGATGATCGCCGACACGGTCGCGGGGGTGTACCTCCTGCAAGACGAGGACTTCTCGGAGGGGGACCGCGTCGAGACCGCGTCGGTGACGGGCCGGCTCGTGAGTATCGATCTCCGGAAGACCCGGATCGAGACCGACGATGGGAACCTCGTGGTCGTCGCCAACCGCGACGTCGAGAAGCGCTGGACGCGCCACGCTCGGGCCGACGAGGCCGCCGAAACGGACGCCTGA
- a CDS encoding 6-pyruvoyl trahydropterin synthase family protein — MAEGLSTERSDAIADAGERELVVGGDRPIRISTGHRIMHHDGKCSRPHGHNYEVTVRVTGALTAEGWVVDKGDVTDAIDEWDHRFLVEAGDPLVDAFERSGDGDALVVLDHPPTAEVMAIVLEERLAESLPDTVSDVGVTVRETGELAAGP; from the coding sequence ATGGCTGAAGGATTATCGACCGAGCGGTCGGACGCGATCGCCGACGCGGGCGAGCGAGAACTCGTCGTCGGCGGCGACCGTCCCATCCGGATCAGCACGGGCCACCGGATCATGCACCACGACGGGAAGTGCAGTCGGCCCCACGGCCACAACTACGAGGTGACGGTCCGAGTGACCGGAGCGCTCACGGCGGAGGGGTGGGTCGTCGACAAGGGCGACGTGACCGACGCCATCGACGAGTGGGACCACCGCTTCCTCGTCGAAGCGGGCGATCCCCTCGTCGACGCCTTCGAGCGCAGCGGCGACGGCGACGCGCTGGTCGTGCTCGATCACCCGCCGACGGCGGAAGTGATGGCGATCGTCCTCGAAGAGCGACTCGCGGAATCACTTCCGGACACCGTCAGCGACGTGGGAGTGACCGTCCGCGAGACGGGCGAACTCGCAGCGGGGCCGTAG
- a CDS encoding 7-carboxy-7-deazaguanine synthase QueE: MPVDADPVAERAAETPPEADALPINELFHSLQGEGKLAGVPSVFVRTSGCNLRCWFCDSYHTSWEPSHAWLTIDEIVAEIEGYDADHVVVTGGEPLIHEETVDLLERLDERGYHTTVETNGTVAVDAPIDLASVSPKLASSTPTPERDPTGEGDWEQRHEQRRLDHEALATLVERYPTQLKFVVTGPDDVAEIDRTVEELRERTETTIDDADVLLMPEGQTRSDLDETRGVVADLALEHGYRYTPRLHVDLWNDAPGT, encoded by the coding sequence ATGCCCGTCGACGCCGACCCGGTCGCGGAGCGAGCGGCCGAGACGCCGCCAGAGGCCGACGCCCTACCGATCAACGAGCTGTTTCACTCGCTGCAGGGCGAGGGGAAGCTGGCGGGAGTCCCGTCGGTGTTCGTCCGGACGAGTGGCTGTAACCTCCGGTGTTGGTTCTGTGATTCCTATCACACCTCCTGGGAGCCCAGCCACGCCTGGCTGACGATCGACGAGATCGTCGCCGAGATCGAGGGCTACGACGCCGACCACGTCGTGGTGACCGGCGGCGAGCCGCTGATCCACGAGGAGACCGTCGACCTGCTGGAGCGACTCGACGAGCGAGGGTACCACACCACCGTCGAGACCAACGGGACCGTCGCCGTCGACGCGCCGATCGACCTGGCGAGTGTCAGTCCGAAGCTCGCGTCCTCGACGCCGACGCCCGAGCGGGACCCGACCGGCGAGGGCGACTGGGAGCAACGCCACGAGCAGCGCCGCCTCGACCACGAGGCGCTGGCGACGCTCGTCGAGCGCTACCCGACCCAGCTGAAGTTCGTCGTCACCGGTCCCGACGACGTGGCGGAGATCGACCGGACGGTCGAGGAGCTTCGAGAGCGAACCGAGACGACGATCGACGACGCAGACGTGCTGTTGATGCCCGAGGGGCAGACGCGTTCGGATCTCGACGAGACGCGCGGGGTCGTGGCCGACCTCGCGCTGGAACACGGCTACCGATACACGCCGCGGCTCCACGTCGACCTCTGGAACGACGCCCCGGGCACCTGA
- the folE gene encoding GTP cyclohydrolase I, giving the protein MTDETTMEDAAEATNAPATVPDGEGIDWEKAQEGTRLLLESIGEDPTADGLEATWQRRVPALFETFSEANREAEKPTMRTFEADQEGLVVKTGIPVYSLCEHHLLPYHGTAHVAYRPDERVVGLSKLVRYVRWQGRKPSMQERLTRDIADGLAAELDAAAVLVEIEATHMCEAMRGVETATTTTTRSVVGSPTTTERERFTDAVKKHE; this is encoded by the coding sequence ATGACCGACGAGACAACGATGGAGGACGCGGCCGAGGCGACGAACGCCCCGGCCACAGTCCCCGACGGCGAGGGTATCGACTGGGAGAAAGCACAGGAAGGCACCCGCCTCCTGCTGGAATCGATAGGCGAGGACCCGACCGCGGACGGCCTCGAAGCCACCTGGCAGCGTCGGGTGCCCGCACTGTTCGAGACGTTCAGCGAGGCCAACCGCGAGGCCGAGAAGCCGACGATGCGGACCTTCGAAGCCGATCAGGAGGGACTGGTCGTCAAGACCGGTATCCCGGTGTATAGCCTCTGTGAGCACCACCTGCTGCCCTACCACGGGACGGCACACGTCGCCTACCGACCGGACGAGCGGGTCGTCGGCCTCTCGAAGCTGGTCCGGTACGTCCGCTGGCAGGGCCGCAAGCCCTCGATGCAGGAACGCCTGACGCGCGACATCGCCGACGGACTGGCGGCAGAACTGGACGCGGCGGCCGTGCTGGTCGAGATCGAGGCCACCCACATGTGCGAGGCCATGCGCGGCGTCGAGACCGCGACCACGACGACGACCCGCTCGGTCGTCGGATCGCCGACGACGACCGAACGCGAACGCTTCACCGACGCCGTCAAGAAACATGAGTGA
- the queC gene encoding 7-cyano-7-deazaguanine synthase QueC yields MSDERSAAADAPSGDDQSAADGPTTDAPQTTDDPDSADDSPTADSAVILASGGMDSATAAYEAVDRGYEALYLLHTSYGQATEETERACAQALADHVDAADFLHVETGHLAQIGASSLTDEEMAVDDADLDSDEIPTSYVPFRNANLLSMAVSYAEANDCSAIFIGAHSEDFSGYPDCRPQFFDAFQQVIDAGTKPETEIELVAPFVEWSKTDIAERGLELGVPYEDTWSCYRESPPACGTCDACAFRLQAFQNLGERDPVEYAERPDYTE; encoded by the coding sequence ATGAGTGACGAACGATCCGCCGCCGCCGACGCACCGAGCGGCGACGACCAGTCGGCCGCAGACGGCCCGACCACCGACGCCCCCCAGACGACTGACGACCCCGATTCGGCGGACGACTCGCCGACGGCCGACAGCGCCGTGATCCTCGCCTCCGGGGGGATGGACAGCGCGACAGCGGCATACGAGGCCGTGGATCGGGGGTACGAGGCGCTGTACCTCCTGCACACGAGCTACGGCCAGGCGACCGAAGAGACCGAGCGCGCGTGTGCCCAGGCGCTCGCCGACCACGTCGACGCGGCCGACTTCCTCCACGTCGAGACCGGCCACCTCGCACAGATCGGGGCCTCCTCGCTGACCGACGAAGAGATGGCCGTAGACGACGCCGATCTGGACAGCGACGAGATCCCGACCTCATACGTCCCCTTCCGGAACGCGAACCTCCTGTCGATGGCCGTCTCCTACGCCGAGGCCAACGACTGCTCGGCGATCTTCATCGGCGCACACAGCGAGGACTTCTCGGGGTATCCCGACTGCCGCCCGCAGTTCTTCGACGCCTTCCAGCAGGTGATCGACGCCGGGACGAAACCCGAGACCGAGATCGAACTGGTCGCGCCCTTCGTCGAGTGGTCCAAGACCGACATCGCCGAGCGCGGCCTCGAACTCGGGGTGCCCTACGAGGACACCTGGAGTTGCTACCGCGAGTCCCCGCCGGCCTGTGGCACCTGTGACGCCTGCGCCTTCCGGCTCCAGGCCTTCCAGAACCTCGGCGAGCGCGACCCCGTCGAGTACGCCGAGCGCCCCGACTACACGGAGTAG
- a CDS encoding methylglyoxal synthase — MTRVALIAHDEKKPAIIDLAREYEDLLSTFELVGTGTTGKRITEETNLTVERKESGPVGGDTQIGAEVVDGRIDGIVFLRDPQTAQPHEPDISALLRICDVHDVPLATTETGAVYLLDGLATETGVES; from the coding sequence ATGACGCGCGTCGCGCTCATCGCACACGACGAGAAGAAGCCGGCCATCATCGACCTGGCACGGGAGTACGAGGACCTGCTTTCGACGTTCGAACTCGTCGGGACCGGCACCACCGGCAAGCGCATCACCGAGGAGACGAACCTGACCGTCGAACGCAAGGAGTCGGGACCGGTCGGGGGCGACACCCAGATCGGTGCCGAGGTCGTCGACGGCCGGATCGACGGCATCGTCTTCCTGCGGGATCCCCAGACCGCCCAGCCACACGAACCGGACATCTCGGCGCTCCTGCGGATCTGTGACGTTCACGACGTGCCCCTGGCGACGACCGAGACCGGCGCGGTGTACCTGCTCGACGGCTTGGCCACAGAGACGGGCGTCGAGTCCTGA
- a CDS encoding HalOD1 output domain-containing protein codes for MDSDDSTVYMIRGDTGDEWVSPTPAEDVIVESLRSASDLTAAEIDDLGSYVDADELAAVVNGSDEAITFAVEGYDVTVTSDGDVAVE; via the coding sequence ATGGACTCGGACGACAGCACAGTGTACATGATTCGTGGGGACACCGGGGACGAGTGGGTCAGTCCGACGCCGGCCGAAGACGTGATCGTCGAGTCGCTGCGCTCGGCCAGCGACTTGACGGCGGCGGAGATCGACGATCTCGGGAGCTACGTCGACGCCGACGAGCTGGCTGCGGTCGTCAACGGCAGCGACGAGGCGATCACCTTCGCGGTCGAGGGGTACGACGTGACCGTCACCAGCGACGGCGACGTGGCCGTCGAGTAG
- a CDS encoding deoxyuridine 5'-triphosphate nucleotidohydrolase, with protein sequence MYKSGRFVAEALGDLRPEQVQPNGVDLTLAAVSEQVEPGRIERGDKHVGDRTEIDPDDGVYRLEPGAYVAEYGERVAVPEGHVGFVYPRSSLMRNSCMLHTAVWDAGYEGRGEGLLEVHHEIELEADARIAQFVLAEAAHEETYEGSYQHEKLD encoded by the coding sequence ATGTACAAGAGCGGACGTTTCGTCGCCGAGGCGCTGGGTGACCTGCGACCAGAACAGGTCCAGCCCAACGGCGTCGACCTGACGCTCGCGGCGGTGTCCGAACAGGTCGAGCCGGGTCGCATCGAACGCGGCGACAAGCACGTCGGTGACCGGACGGAGATCGATCCCGACGACGGCGTTTATCGGCTCGAACCGGGCGCGTACGTCGCCGAGTACGGTGAACGGGTCGCCGTTCCCGAAGGCCACGTCGGCTTCGTCTACCCGCGGTCGTCGCTGATGCGCAACTCCTGTATGCTCCACACTGCGGTCTGGGACGCCGGCTACGAGGGCCGCGGCGAGGGACTGCTCGAAGTCCACCACGAGATCGAACTCGAAGCGGACGCCCGGATCGCACAGTTCGTCCTCGCTGAGGCCGCCCACGAGGAGACCTACGAGGGTTCTTACCAGCACGAGAAACTCGACTGA
- a CDS encoding aconitate hydratase, producing the protein MGQTLTEKILDDHLVEGELTPGEEIGIEIDQVLTQDTTGTLVWLQFEALGLEEVQTELAAQYCDHQTYQFDFKNTDDHRFLRSAAGTFGAHFSRPGNGICHNVHKENFAAPGKTMLGSDSHTPTPGGLGELAIGSGGLDVAVAMGGGAYYIDMPEVVNVRLEGELPEWATAKDVILELLRRLSVKGGVGKVLEYTGPGVESLTVPERTTITNMGTELGATTSIFPTDENTEDYLSRLGRDEEYVELQPDDDAEYADEIVVDLSDLEPLIAQPSMPDNVVPVEEVEGVDVEQVMIGSCTNGAYEDILPSAKMLEGRNVDKKTEMIVAPGSKQASEMLAREGWTAEMMAAGVNFSEATCGACIGIGHVPASDSVSLRTFNRNFEGRSGIEDDSVYLCSPEVATAAALKGEIVDPRNLADELGDLDAPGIELPDEYIGNSESDLIAPDEAVDDELIKGPNIGDVPLKDPLGPDIEGEALLKMEDNITTDHIIPATADILKFRSNIDKLSDFTLSRVDDTFAQRAKDNDGGVLVAGENYGQGSSREHAALCPMYLGIDAVLAQSFARIHKANLFNFGIVPLEIDADTYEQIEQGDDIEIVTDVADAIQSGETEFTIRVNDDWEASATLDASDRERRFLASGGKLTHTKQQYEDDSGAAPADD; encoded by the coding sequence ATGGGACAGACGCTCACGGAGAAAATCCTCGACGATCACCTCGTCGAAGGCGAACTCACGCCCGGCGAGGAGATCGGGATCGAGATCGATCAGGTGCTGACACAGGACACGACTGGAACGCTCGTGTGGCTCCAGTTCGAAGCGCTGGGACTCGAAGAGGTCCAGACGGAACTGGCCGCACAGTACTGTGACCACCAGACCTACCAGTTCGACTTCAAGAACACGGACGACCACCGCTTCCTGCGCTCGGCCGCTGGGACCTTCGGTGCCCACTTCTCCCGGCCCGGCAACGGTATCTGTCACAACGTCCACAAGGAGAACTTCGCCGCGCCCGGCAAGACGATGCTCGGCTCGGACTCCCACACGCCGACCCCCGGCGGACTGGGCGAGCTCGCGATCGGCTCGGGCGGCCTCGACGTGGCCGTCGCCATGGGTGGCGGTGCCTACTACATCGACATGCCCGAGGTCGTCAACGTCCGCCTGGAAGGCGAGCTGCCCGAGTGGGCGACCGCCAAGGACGTCATCCTCGAACTGCTCCGCCGGCTCTCGGTCAAGGGCGGCGTCGGCAAGGTGCTCGAATACACCGGCCCCGGCGTCGAGAGCCTGACCGTCCCCGAGCGGACGACCATCACCAACATGGGGACCGAGCTCGGCGCGACCACCTCGATCTTCCCGACCGACGAGAACACGGAGGACTACCTCTCGCGCCTCGGTCGCGACGAGGAGTACGTCGAGCTCCAGCCCGACGACGACGCCGAGTACGCCGACGAGATCGTCGTCGACCTCTCGGACCTCGAACCGCTCATCGCACAGCCGTCCATGCCCGACAACGTCGTCCCGGTCGAAGAGGTCGAGGGCGTCGACGTCGAGCAGGTCATGATCGGCTCCTGTACGAACGGTGCCTACGAGGACATTCTGCCCTCGGCGAAGATGCTGGAAGGTCGCAACGTCGACAAGAAGACCGAGATGATCGTCGCGCCCGGCTCCAAGCAGGCCTCCGAGATGCTGGCCCGTGAGGGCTGGACCGCGGAGATGATGGCCGCTGGCGTCAACTTCTCGGAAGCGACGTGTGGTGCCTGTATCGGCATCGGTCACGTCCCGGCTTCGGACTCGGTCTCGCTGCGGACCTTCAACCGCAACTTCGAGGGTCGCTCCGGTATCGAGGACGACTCCGTCTACCTCTGTTCGCCCGAGGTCGCCACCGCGGCGGCACTCAAAGGCGAAATCGTCGACCCGCGCAACCTCGCCGACGAACTCGGCGATCTGGACGCGCCGGGCATCGAACTGCCCGACGAGTACATCGGCAACTCCGAGTCGGACCTCATCGCGCCCGACGAGGCCGTCGACGACGAGCTCATCAAGGGCCCGAACATCGGCGACGTGCCCCTGAAGGACCCGCTCGGGCCGGACATCGAGGGTGAGGCGCTCCTCAAGATGGAGGACAACATCACCACCGACCACATCATCCCGGCGACGGCGGACATCCTCAAGTTCCGCTCGAACATCGACAAGCTCTCTGACTTCACGCTCTCGCGTGTCGACGACACCTTCGCACAGCGCGCGAAGGACAACGACGGCGGCGTCCTCGTCGCAGGCGAGAACTACGGGCAGGGCTCCTCGCGCGAACACGCGGCCCTCTGTCCGATGTATCTCGGCATCGACGCCGTCCTCGCACAGAGCTTCGCCCGCATCCACAAGGCGAACCTCTTCAACTTCGGGATCGTTCCCCTGGAGATCGACGCGGACACCTACGAGCAGATCGAGCAGGGCGACGACATCGAGATCGTCACCGACGTGGCCGACGCCATCCAGTCCGGCGAAACGGAGTTCACCATCCGTGTCAACGACGACTGGGAAGCAAGCGCCACGCTGGACGCCTCCGATCGCGAGCGACGGTTCCTCGCCTCCGGTGGCAAGCTCACCCACACGAAACAGCAGTACGAGGACGACAGCGGCGCTGCGCCCGCGGACGATTAG
- a CDS encoding GNAT family N-acetyltransferase, which yields MGTFRSVTEDERATHQRIKDHVWGEGGVPDPDETVPRALGERWAYVEDGRFRSICALLEIDVRLAGEWRTIGGIRGFVTPPEHRGQGYGRRLLRGAVAEFADRGLSYAVLWPASIDYYRERGWGLVHTETAYAFPPEAMADPGPAGRFERVGPDDFGRLEAVWETEASDYELALRRTGQWWRERVLDDAWAYTWTPDGDDEPAGYVVYRLNRDAETLTVEELAVRSERARRQLLGFLERHAPQADRVEWTCPRERRLLREAADPDAVEASVEPGASGYVVDVPAAIETLPAERGPAKAVTIEVTDPLAPRNDGQFRVEPDMTCRPLETGATIDDPGLVVDAAVLAQLYVGTLSIETAAAREIVTATDDAVAALSETFGARDVYVSDFF from the coding sequence ATGGGCACGTTCCGTAGCGTCACCGAAGACGAGCGGGCGACACACCAGCGGATCAAAGATCACGTCTGGGGCGAGGGCGGCGTCCCCGATCCGGACGAGACGGTGCCGCGGGCGCTGGGCGAGCGGTGGGCCTACGTCGAAGACGGGCGGTTCCGCTCGATCTGTGCGCTGCTGGAGATCGACGTGCGTCTCGCGGGGGAATGGCGCACCATCGGCGGGATCAGGGGATTCGTCACGCCGCCGGAGCACCGCGGGCAGGGATACGGACGGCGGCTCCTGCGTGGGGCCGTCGCGGAGTTCGCCGACCGCGGACTGTCCTACGCGGTCCTGTGGCCCGCGTCGATCGACTACTACCGGGAGCGCGGGTGGGGACTGGTCCACACCGAGACGGCCTACGCCTTCCCACCGGAGGCGATGGCAGATCCCGGCCCAGCGGGACGCTTCGAGCGCGTCGGCCCGGACGACTTCGGACGCCTCGAAGCGGTGTGGGAGACCGAAGCCAGCGACTACGAGCTGGCGCTCCGACGGACCGGGCAGTGGTGGCGAGAGCGGGTGCTCGACGATGCATGGGCCTACACCTGGACGCCGGACGGGGACGACGAGCCCGCGGGCTACGTCGTCTACAGGCTCAACCGCGACGCCGAGACGCTGACCGTCGAGGAGCTGGCCGTCCGGAGCGAGCGGGCGCGCCGACAGCTGCTTGGCTTCCTCGAACGCCACGCTCCACAGGCCGACCGCGTGGAGTGGACGTGTCCGCGGGAACGGCGGCTGCTCAGAGAGGCGGCCGATCCCGACGCCGTCGAGGCGTCGGTCGAGCCGGGGGCGAGCGGATACGTCGTCGACGTACCGGCGGCGATCGAGACGCTCCCCGCCGAGCGAGGGCCGGCGAAGGCGGTGACGATCGAGGTGACCGATCCACTCGCGCCCCGCAACGACGGGCAGTTTCGAGTCGAGCCGGACATGACGTGCCGGCCGCTCGAAACCGGAGCGACCATCGACGATCCCGGTCTCGTGGTCGACGCCGCCGTCCTGGCGCAGTTGTACGTCGGAACGCTGTCGATCGAGACGGCGGCGGCCCGCGAGATCGTGACTGCGACCGACGACGCCGTGGCTGCGCTGAGCGAGACGTTCGGAGCGCGGGACGTGTACGTGAGCGATTTCTTCTAG
- the rimI gene encoding ribosomal protein S18-alanine N-acetyltransferase, with the protein MTTVPDSDTEPPTVRPATRSDLLAVHRIESASFPQPWPFSAFESYVGEPGFLVAVDERDDDPELLGYVVADTVPNHGTPLGHVKDLAVEEAYRGQGIGRRLLRRAIDVLEDAGTGSVKLEVRVTNTAARSLYRSFGFEHRRTIPNYYGNGEDALVMIRALDDG; encoded by the coding sequence GTGACGACCGTTCCCGACAGCGATACGGAGCCGCCGACGGTCCGTCCCGCGACGCGGTCGGACCTGCTGGCGGTCCATCGGATCGAGTCGGCCTCGTTCCCACAGCCCTGGCCGTTCTCCGCGTTCGAGAGCTACGTCGGCGAACCCGGCTTCCTGGTCGCCGTCGACGAGCGCGACGACGACCCCGAACTGCTGGGTTACGTCGTCGCCGACACCGTCCCCAACCACGGGACGCCGCTTGGCCACGTCAAGGACCTCGCGGTCGAGGAAGCGTACCGCGGACAGGGGATCGGTCGACGACTGCTCCGGCGTGCCATCGACGTGCTCGAAGACGCCGGAACGGGCTCGGTCAAGCTCGAAGTCCGGGTCACCAACACGGCCGCGCGCTCGCTGTACCGGTCGTTTGGCTTCGAACACCGCCGGACGATCCCCAACTACTACGGCAACGGCGAGGACGCACTGGTGATGATCCGGGCGCTTGACGACGGGTGA
- a CDS encoding DUF5810 domain-containing protein, with translation MGYACPVCEEPQADAGHLANHLAFTALTGGDDHEDWLDEHVPEWGEFGEDELAAEVIELADETEFPFEADGHDHQHEHDHGHEVDPQQARQRATGELDDEAESILREAREMTESMHDEDDTSDADETE, from the coding sequence ATGGGCTATGCCTGCCCCGTCTGCGAGGAGCCACAGGCCGACGCCGGCCACCTGGCGAACCACCTCGCGTTCACGGCGCTGACCGGCGGCGACGACCACGAGGACTGGCTCGACGAACACGTTCCCGAGTGGGGCGAGTTCGGCGAGGACGAACTCGCCGCCGAGGTGATCGAACTGGCCGACGAGACGGAGTTTCCCTTCGAGGCCGACGGCCACGACCACCAGCACGAGCACGATCACGGCCACGAGGTCGACCCCCAGCAGGCCCGTCAGCGCGCCACCGGCGAGCTGGACGACGAGGCCGAGTCGATCCTGCGCGAGGCCCGCGAGATGACCGAGTCGATGCACGACGAGGACGACACGAGCGACGCAGACGAAACCGAGTAG
- a CDS encoding DUF5809 family protein encodes MHTEGTFLPETAREARERYEALGSTAQVVVKAVAKSMAFDSEEYDERVTSDVVETAREAMFGEELAVRVGTAAEFEEWRETADHEVEVFGADNVDAVAWHAPPFAETAVAATFQEEEAAAVATLRRQAVARIYQDVV; translated from the coding sequence ATGCACACCGAGGGGACGTTTTTACCGGAGACCGCCCGAGAGGCACGCGAGCGCTACGAGGCGCTGGGCTCGACGGCACAGGTCGTCGTCAAGGCCGTCGCCAAGTCGATGGCGTTCGACAGCGAAGAGTACGACGAGCGGGTGACCAGCGACGTCGTCGAGACGGCCCGCGAAGCCATGTTCGGCGAGGAGCTGGCGGTCCGTGTCGGTACCGCGGCGGAGTTCGAGGAGTGGCGCGAGACGGCCGACCACGAGGTCGAGGTCTTCGGTGCCGACAACGTCGACGCCGTCGCCTGGCACGCCCCGCCGTTCGCCGAGACCGCCGTCGCGGCGACGTTCCAGGAGGAGGAAGCGGCCGCCGTCGCGACGCTGCGCCGACAGGCCGTCGCTCGGATCTACCAGGACGTGGTCTGA
- a CDS encoding NUDIX hydrolase, with protein MSPDSNPDPSRQPSHEWPIVDSETEYETGWYTGGYDRVQQPDGSEKSYYWAELPDAVVVVARSGDELILVDQYRPTIREQCLELPAGIVEDGESYTEAGRRELREETGFDAAGISLLEEFWCSTGVLRHRRGIVFAEGLEPVESDLDDNEFLTVTTVPIADALDVARREPANDATIEGVLLARAEGLL; from the coding sequence ATGAGCCCGGATTCGAACCCCGACCCGAGCCGCCAGCCGAGCCACGAGTGGCCGATCGTCGACTCCGAGACCGAGTACGAGACCGGCTGGTACACCGGCGGCTACGATCGCGTCCAACAGCCGGACGGGAGCGAGAAGTCCTACTACTGGGCGGAGCTGCCCGACGCCGTCGTGGTGGTCGCTCGCAGCGGCGACGAACTGATCCTAGTCGACCAGTACCGGCCGACGATCCGCGAGCAGTGTCTCGAGCTGCCGGCGGGCATCGTCGAGGACGGCGAGTCCTACACCGAGGCGGGCCGGCGCGAACTCCGCGAGGAGACCGGTTTCGATGCCGCCGGCATCTCCCTGCTGGAGGAGTTCTGGTGTTCGACCGGCGTCCTCAGACACCGGCGAGGGATCGTCTTCGCCGAGGGGCTGGAACCGGTCGAGTCGGATCTCGACGACAACGAGTTCCTCACAGTCACGACCGTCCCGATCGCGGACGCGCTGGACGTGGCCCGCCGCGAACCGGCCAACGACGCCACGATCGAGGGGGTCCTGCTCGCGCGAGCGGAGGGGCTGTTGTGA
- a CDS encoding NUDIX hydrolase encodes MSRRHPWNRPDPEWPVHESVVVWETPFFEAGYDTIERPNGDLADYYWLEPADAVIVVAPTAEDELVFVEQYRPRFRMRSLGLPAGGIDDGEEPIEAAHRELREETGYRAEELSYVDSYVPSGWTRYVRHVFFATGLVAGEPDPDEGEVIETLTVPVDEAVDVLRSREGPVNGFALTPILLAREDGLL; translated from the coding sequence GTGAGCCGACGGCATCCCTGGAACCGGCCCGATCCCGAGTGGCCGGTCCACGAAAGCGTCGTCGTCTGGGAGACACCGTTCTTCGAGGCCGGCTACGACACCATCGAGCGGCCCAACGGCGACCTCGCGGACTACTACTGGCTGGAGCCGGCCGACGCCGTCATCGTCGTCGCGCCGACGGCCGAGGACGAGCTCGTCTTCGTCGAGCAGTACCGTCCGCGGTTCCGGATGCGGTCGCTGGGACTCCCGGCCGGCGGGATCGACGACGGCGAAGAACCCATCGAGGCCGCCCACCGCGAACTCCGCGAAGAGACCGGCTACCGCGCCGAGGAACTCAGCTACGTCGACTCGTACGTCCCGTCGGGGTGGACCCGCTACGTCCGGCACGTCTTTTTCGCGACGGGACTGGTGGCGGGTGAGCCCGACCCGGACGAGGGCGAAGTCATCGAGACCCTGACGGTCCCCGTCGACGAGGCCGTCGACGTGTTGCGGTCACGGGAGGGGCCGGTCAACGGCTTCGCGCTCACGCCGATCCTGCTCGCTCGCGAGGACGGACTGCTGTAG
- a CDS encoding rhodanese-like domain-containing protein — protein sequence MDGEIGHEELETILENGADARVVDIRSPGAYERGHIPGSENVPLQQLVDDIEQFDGAERVVTVCPHGKSSVQAARLIASYEGFSGRAESFGPGLASWDGPIESGRGEGEADEDAGAPADEGPDAPF from the coding sequence ATGGACGGGGAAATCGGGCACGAGGAACTGGAAACGATACTGGAAAACGGTGCCGACGCGCGCGTCGTGGACATCCGTTCGCCCGGCGCGTACGAGCGGGGACACATCCCCGGCAGCGAGAACGTCCCGCTCCAGCAACTGGTCGACGACATCGAGCAGTTCGACGGCGCGGAGCGGGTCGTGACGGTCTGCCCGCACGGGAAATCGAGCGTCCAGGCCGCGCGGCTGATCGCCTCCTACGAGGGGTTCTCGGGCCGCGCCGAGAGCTTCGGCCCCGGGCTGGCGTCCTGGGACGGGCCGATCGAGAGCGGACGCGGCGAGGGGGAGGCGGACGAGGACGCGGGAGCGCCCGCCGACGAGGGACCAGACGCGCCGTTCTAG